One window of Agromyces rhizosphaerae genomic DNA carries:
- a CDS encoding ABC transporter permease, with the protein MRAADVITSATRNAFRSKLRTTLTVLSLFVGAFTLTLTTALGAGVNDYVEKQVATISTGDVVLVTPAASTDTTEGPNAYDPDGRQQSAQANPLGAGTMLNGDDIDAIAVMDGVERVEPVRQVSVDWVAPAGGSDDERYELDVNPTSSIGRSDLAAGEQLDQASADAQVVLPEEYVEALGYADAEAAIGETVELGFTDASRQAQVVEAEIVGVANASLFAAGAGANQALTDTIADAQAIPGQPDAFVIAVATFAGTGDEGAVTAADVDDVKAQLADADLAGQTVEDQLGVVQTVINGIIGVLSAFSVIALVAASFGIVNTLLMSVQERTREIGLMKAMGMSNGTVFSLFSLEAVVIGFLGSAIGAVAAIGLGTAISSTLSGSLLADLPGLMILLFQPANVIAVIVVIMLVAFLSGVLPARRAARQDPIESLRYE; encoded by the coding sequence ATGAGAGCAGCGGATGTCATCACCAGCGCCACGCGCAACGCGTTCCGCAGCAAGCTGCGGACCACCCTGACCGTGCTGAGCCTCTTCGTCGGCGCATTCACGCTGACCCTCACGACCGCCCTCGGTGCGGGCGTGAACGACTACGTCGAGAAGCAGGTCGCGACGATCAGCACCGGCGACGTCGTGCTCGTCACCCCCGCCGCGTCAACCGACACGACCGAGGGGCCGAACGCCTACGACCCCGACGGTCGCCAGCAGTCGGCGCAGGCGAACCCGCTCGGTGCGGGCACGATGCTGAACGGCGACGACATCGACGCGATCGCCGTGATGGACGGCGTCGAACGGGTCGAACCCGTCCGCCAGGTGAGCGTCGACTGGGTCGCACCCGCGGGCGGATCCGACGACGAGCGGTACGAGCTCGACGTGAACCCGACGTCGTCGATCGGCCGCAGCGACCTCGCCGCGGGCGAGCAGCTCGACCAGGCGTCCGCCGACGCTCAGGTGGTGCTCCCCGAGGAGTACGTCGAGGCGCTGGGCTACGCCGACGCGGAGGCCGCGATCGGCGAGACCGTCGAGCTCGGGTTCACGGATGCCTCGCGCCAGGCGCAGGTCGTGGAGGCCGAGATCGTCGGCGTCGCCAACGCGAGCCTCTTCGCCGCCGGCGCGGGCGCCAACCAGGCGCTCACCGACACCATCGCCGATGCGCAGGCGATTCCCGGCCAGCCGGATGCGTTCGTGATCGCGGTCGCGACGTTCGCGGGCACCGGCGACGAGGGGGCGGTCACCGCGGCCGACGTCGACGACGTCAAGGCGCAGCTCGCCGACGCCGACCTCGCGGGCCAGACGGTCGAGGACCAGCTCGGCGTCGTGCAGACCGTGATCAACGGCATCATCGGGGTGCTCAGCGCATTCAGCGTGATCGCGCTGGTCGCGGCATCCTTCGGCATCGTGAACACCCTCTTGATGAGCGTGCAGGAGCGCACCCGCGAGATCGGCCTCATGAAGGCCATGGGCATGTCGAACGGCACGGTGTTCTCGCTGTTCAGCCTCGAGGCGGTGGTGATCGGCTTCCTCGGCTCGGCGATCGGCGCCGTCGCGGCGATCGGACTCGGCACGGCGATCTCGTCGACCCTCTCGGGCAGCCTGCTGGCCGACCTCCCGGGCCTCATGATCCTGCTGTTCCAGCCGGCGAACGTGATCGCGGTCATCGTCGTGATCATGCTGGTCGCGTTCCTCTCCGGCGTGCTCCCGGCCCGCCGGGCCGCCCGCCAGGACCCGATCGAGTCGCTACGGTACGAGTAG
- a CDS encoding TetR/AcrR family transcriptional regulator, producing the protein MSTVPGPRRRASEETTAAIERAAIDLVTEHGYDRVTVDMICDAAGISQRTFFNHFKTKDAALLGSDAPMIDERAAREFIVSDGPLLAEATRLVRFGPDRLPADPALIIRRLTAISQHPMLIARQMERLTQVEDELRQILELRLRQDAIREGAGEDELEAVPEQAELVTHLLAGLMRYVGLRWARAAERGEPVADPSSLADELAAVIRKLG; encoded by the coding sequence ATGTCGACCGTGCCCGGACCGCGCCGACGCGCGAGCGAGGAGACGACGGCCGCCATCGAGCGCGCCGCGATCGACCTCGTCACCGAGCACGGCTACGACCGGGTCACGGTCGACATGATCTGCGATGCCGCCGGCATCAGCCAGCGCACGTTCTTCAACCACTTCAAGACGAAGGATGCGGCCCTGCTGGGCAGCGACGCGCCGATGATCGACGAGCGCGCGGCGCGCGAATTCATCGTCTCCGACGGGCCGCTGCTCGCCGAGGCGACCCGGCTCGTGCGCTTCGGCCCCGACCGACTGCCGGCGGACCCCGCGCTCATCATCCGGCGCCTCACCGCGATCTCGCAGCACCCGATGCTCATCGCGCGGCAGATGGAACGCCTGACCCAGGTCGAGGACGAGCTCCGCCAGATCCTCGAGCTGCGCCTCCGCCAGGACGCGATCCGCGAGGGTGCCGGCGAGGACGAGCTCGAGGCGGTGCCCGAGCAGGCGGAGCTCGTGACCCACCTGCTCGCGGGGCTCATGCGCTACGTCGGCCTCCGCTGGGCGCGCGCCGCCGAGCGGGGGGAGCCCGTCGCGGATCCGTCGTCGCTCGCCGACGAGCTCGCGGCGGTCATCCGCAAGCTCGGGTGA